In Centroberyx gerrardi isolate f3 chromosome 11, fCenGer3.hap1.cur.20231027, whole genome shotgun sequence, the following are encoded in one genomic region:
- the LOC139916104 gene encoding 15-hydroxyprostaglandin dehydrogenase [NAD(+)] gives MALVGKIAVVTGAVQGLGRGLSEILLQNGAKVALLDVNETGGKSLKEAFDKQYGPDKTLFLKCNVESEEQFKAALQKTVQTFGRPDIMCNNAGIINETDWEKAVSINLMGVVRGTYLTLEHMNKLTGGQGGVVVNVASMAGLGPLPSIPVYTATKHGVVGFTRAMAAASDISGYGIRFNALCPAFIQTDIINAMYTPEKMGQFTHLMDATKKLMEKFGMLEVSEVAKEFLQLVTDETKNGEALVVQCKGSDYITFPSLV, from the exons ATGGCATTAGTTGGTAAAATCGCAGTAGTGACTGGAGCAGTCCAGGGTTTAGGAAGAGGACTCTCGGAGATACTTCTGCAAAACGGTGCCAAG GTCGCCCTCCTGGATGTGAATGAAACCGGGGGGAAGAGTTTAAAGGAAGCCTTTGATAAACAGTATGGACCAGACAAAACTCTGTTCCTGAAGTGTAATGTTGAGTCAGAGGAGCAATTCAAAG CTGCCCTTCAGAAAACCGTGCAAACCTTTGGACGACCAGACATCATGTGCAACAATGCTGGCATCATAAATGAGACTGACTGGGAGAAAGCTGTCTCCATAAACCTC ATGGGTGTTGTGAGAGGGACCTACCTGACTCTGGAACACATGAACAAGTTGACTGGAGGTCAGGGAGGGGTCGTCGTCAACGTAGCATCCATGGCAG GTCTGGGTCCTCTACCGAGCATTCCTGTCTACACAGCCACCAAGCATGGAGTGGTCGGCTTCACTCGAGCCATGGCG GCTGCCTCTGACATATCAGGCTATGGCATACGGTTCAACGCCCTTTGCCCTGCTTTTATCCAAACTGACATCATCAATGCCATGTATACACCGGAGAAAATGGGACAGTTCACCCACCTGATGGATGCAACCAAAAAACTTATGGAGAAGTTTGGAATGTTAGA GGTGTCTGAGGTAGCCAAGGAATTCCTGCAGCTGGTGACAGATGAGACTAAGAATGGAGAAGCCCTCGTGGTGCAGTGCAAAGGATCAGATTATATCACATTCCCTTCACTAGTTTAA